In Mucilaginibacter celer, one DNA window encodes the following:
- a CDS encoding type VI secretion system contractile sheath small subunit, with translation MFNYEIGGNETKVDTSEAFGEIAPNKTLFVQKLTDNEPLRPEKVEGLKNVDEVFAHYQPKVSVELEKEDGSGVTETFYFNHLGDFAPKSLVQQSKYLHKLNIQREMYLNIMKQLKTNKTLKTTLDNAETKQAFIDALKNIVAELDQ, from the coding sequence ATGTTCAATTACGAAATAGGGGGAAATGAAACGAAAGTTGATACCTCAGAAGCATTTGGTGAAATAGCTCCCAACAAAACTTTATTTGTCCAAAAATTAACTGATAACGAGCCGCTGAGACCTGAAAAGGTTGAAGGTTTAAAAAATGTTGACGAAGTTTTTGCACATTATCAACCCAAAGTAAGTGTTGAGCTTGAAAAAGAAGACGGCTCGGGCGTTACCGAAACGTTTTATTTTAATCACCTGGGCGATTTTGCACCTAAAAGCCTGGTACAGCAAAGCAAATATCTGCATAAGCTCAATATTCAGCGTGAAATGTATCTCAACATTATGAAGCAGTTAAAAACCAATAAAACGCTTAAAACCACGCTTGATAATGCCGAAACCAAACAGGCTTTTATCGATGCGTTAAAAAACATCGTAGCAGAGCTTGACCAATAA
- a CDS encoding DUF5458 family protein, with product MATPNEQILNESSTGQALKIKERSSAESLSTSLDKLSKVGGFDLLEATIDGLQNLNPERKARKQIFLTDDEKKGERDELKLKLNQWIEALEDGESVSDIIEKSAGKLKSVEENLNKNVLNVLESTRELEQAYRTVHLFYKNTEQDKLKNVVLMNATLDQLKELDNPRFIEYVGSELKQNYDRLDLRQNYSILVVPGYLGSNKVVERWSKMAYDNKVMLVTDFADLEQPDDVIDLFTSANLTGGDAFKSNTIMTCNWLVGRGKVAEAGEEDDLYIPGSAALAGKMYYTLMSQVTAGKKHGAVNEVDGVRFDLKKSEISHLERIGLVPMVNEYGKVMAFSAKTLFNGDNIGLQTYSVVRVFDYITKVLFDFLNRRAFENWTSKTEQDLRSQIVKFLDNIQGPDRLIERFKILRFERDEQQKDRIHLDINITPYFPAKSFVVKLDGHKGEDASPSWNSEYKQQ from the coding sequence ATGGCAACACCGAACGAGCAGATCCTGAATGAAAGTTCAACAGGCCAGGCTCTGAAAATAAAAGAAAGAAGCAGCGCCGAATCTTTATCAACCAGTTTGGATAAACTATCAAAAGTTGGTGGTTTTGATTTACTGGAAGCTACCATTGATGGCCTGCAAAACCTTAACCCCGAACGCAAAGCCCGTAAGCAGATCTTTTTAACCGATGATGAAAAGAAAGGCGAACGCGACGAATTGAAGCTGAAACTTAACCAATGGATTGAAGCATTGGAAGACGGTGAATCAGTTAGTGATATCATCGAAAAAAGCGCCGGAAAGCTGAAAAGCGTTGAAGAAAATCTGAATAAAAATGTTCTTAATGTACTGGAAAGTACCCGGGAGCTGGAGCAGGCTTACCGAACCGTGCACCTGTTTTATAAAAATACGGAGCAGGACAAACTGAAAAACGTTGTGCTGATGAACGCCACTCTTGATCAGTTGAAGGAGCTGGATAACCCACGCTTTATAGAGTACGTAGGGAGCGAGCTTAAACAAAATTACGACAGGCTTGATCTGCGCCAGAATTACTCCATACTGGTTGTGCCTGGTTACCTGGGCTCGAACAAGGTGGTTGAGCGCTGGTCGAAAATGGCCTATGATAACAAGGTGATGCTGGTAACCGATTTTGCCGACCTGGAGCAGCCCGATGATGTGATCGACCTGTTTACCTCGGCCAATTTAACAGGCGGCGATGCCTTTAAATCAAACACCATCATGACCTGTAACTGGTTGGTTGGCCGCGGCAAGGTAGCTGAAGCGGGCGAGGAGGACGATCTGTATATCCCCGGTTCGGCCGCGTTAGCGGGCAAAATGTATTATACCTTAATGTCGCAGGTTACGGCAGGTAAAAAACATGGCGCGGTAAACGAGGTTGATGGCGTGCGCTTCGATCTGAAAAAAAGTGAGATTTCTCACCTGGAACGGATTGGTTTGGTGCCGATGGTTAACGAGTACGGCAAAGTGATGGCTTTCTCGGCCAAAACATTGTTTAACGGCGATAATATTGGTTTGCAAACCTACTCGGTGGTGCGCGTGTTCGATTACATCACCAAAGTACTGTTCGACTTTTTAAACCGCCGCGCTTTTGAAAACTGGACCTCGAAAACAGAGCAGGATCTGCGCTCGCAAATCGTGAAATTTCTGGATAACATCCAGGGACCCGACCGTTTGATAGAACGTTTCAAAATTTTACGTTTTGAGCGCGATGAGCAACAGAAAGACCGCATCCACCTGGATATCAATATCACCCCATATTTCCCGGCTAAAAGCTTTGTAGTAAAGCTTGACGGGCATAAAGGCGAGGATGCAAGCCCAAGCTGGAACAGCGAATATAAGCAGCAGTAA
- a CDS encoding NAD(P)H-dependent oxidoreductase: protein MFVLMRQLLIINADIDKTPTTAALINAYKEGAQAAEAVVKEIAIADLKFNPNKQFTLSNNEPEPDLQSSVSAIKWASHLVIFCPVYKDSINSKIKGFFDRVFMPDQVFISGPTVNFNGRSGRIVSILDEAAWHDWQVDMKPTYLAVKKLTLEKRGIKPVHTSTIGHLYTLDNEYSKKWLQKLYSFGLKLI from the coding sequence ATGTTTGTATTGATGAGGCAACTGTTGATCATTAACGCGGACATTGACAAAACACCAACCACAGCGGCATTAATTAATGCCTATAAAGAAGGGGCGCAGGCCGCCGAAGCCGTGGTAAAAGAAATAGCCATTGCCGATCTTAAATTTAATCCCAATAAGCAATTTACGTTAAGCAATAACGAACCCGAACCTGATTTACAAAGCTCGGTTAGCGCGATAAAATGGGCATCGCACCTGGTGATATTTTGCCCGGTTTATAAAGATTCAATCAACTCGAAAATTAAAGGTTTTTTTGATCGTGTTTTTATGCCCGACCAGGTTTTTATCAGCGGACCTACAGTTAATTTCAATGGGCGATCCGGTCGTATCGTATCCATTTTGGATGAAGCAGCATGGCACGATTGGCAGGTTGATATGAAGCCAACATACCTTGCAGTAAAAAAACTTACCCTCGAAAAACGGGGTATCAAACCCGTACACACCAGCACCATAGGGCATCTCTACACGCTCGATAACGAATACAGTAAAAAGTGGCTTCAAAAATTATATTCGTTTGGGTTAAAACTTATTTAA
- the tssD gene encoding type VI secretion system tube protein TssD yields the protein MAFKARLNFSGKDYDVLTCSYALNRDVDSKGRPSSGIYGGTIDIEIESTEDTSIIESMVNNQYKPIAGTLLIKKSEEDAKMKELSFEDGYIVKYSEGIDITGATPMSLKFVISARKLKLGSAEHVNDWPGKN from the coding sequence ATGGCTTTCAAAGCAAGATTAAATTTTTCGGGCAAGGACTACGATGTGCTCACTTGCTCTTATGCACTAAACCGCGATGTAGATTCGAAAGGACGCCCGTCCTCAGGTATCTATGGAGGTACGATCGATATTGAGATCGAATCGACCGAAGACACCTCGATCATCGAATCGATGGTGAACAACCAGTACAAACCAATTGCAGGTACTTTACTGATCAAAAAATCTGAAGAAGACGCTAAGATGAAAGAGCTGTCTTTTGAGGATGGTTACATCGTAAAGTATTCTGAAGGTATTGACATTACAGGCGCAACTCCGATGAGTTTGAAGTTTGTGATCTCGGCCCGCAAATTGAAACTGGGAAGCGCCGAGCATGTGAACGACTGGCCAGGTAAAAACTAA
- the tssD gene encoding type VI secretion system tube protein TssD, whose product MAFKARISLGSKEFDVLQCSYSLNRDVDSKGRPSSGVYGGTIQVEVESTEDTSVIESMVNSQYKPIHGTITFKKSEEDAKMKELNFEDGYIIQYNEGISIIGNNPMSLSFVISARKLKIGNAEHENDWPK is encoded by the coding sequence ATGGCTTTCAAAGCAAGAATTAGTTTAGGATCGAAAGAATTCGACGTGCTGCAGTGCAGCTATTCATTAAACAGGGACGTTGACTCAAAAGGCCGTCCGTCATCAGGTGTGTATGGTGGCACCATCCAGGTTGAGGTTGAATCGACGGAGGATACTTCGGTAATCGAATCGATGGTGAACAGCCAGTACAAACCAATTCATGGCACCATCACTTTCAAAAAATCCGAAGAAGATGCCAAAATGAAGGAACTTAATTTTGAAGATGGTTACATCATTCAATATAATGAGGGCATCTCGATCATCGGTAACAACCCGATGTCATTAAGTTTTGTGATCTCGGCGCGTAAGCTGAAAATAGGCAACGCCGAACACGAAAACGACTGGCCTAAATAA
- a CDS encoding type VI secretion system Vgr family protein, translated as MEKKLKVDINIEGTQITHFSTFNLDQRFNEHHTFQLRFNHDMVEEYNAVTLENSKDFIGKNITVQFGTADSGENKFSGIVTKVELAQSHGFHGDILVSGFSPTILIDRGPDLGSYLNKNLSSIIGLATQDAPANDLNLNIKPTNTSPIDYIIQYRESDFEFINRLSAEYFEWFYYDGAKLNFGKPDKQEEVGLVYGRDLHSLQYAMQIAPLKHNKFAYNPKQDEVLSSQPQGSSGGTPDLAHAINASNKVFSKVYNEPVNVRVNNKKEIEDFVNNQQKALISELVTIVGSGDNPMVGLGKTLNVSMSVRGTGAFELQDFGKFLVTAVYHQVDGVGHYQNTFEGVTSDTERIPVEAAEKPNPDMQLADVIDNADPDGHGRIKVKFKWQCTSNDVTEWLRVVAPDAGSSDKVNKNRGFVFIPEVGDQVLVAFEEGNIARPIVIGSMFSGKTGSGGNQTNKTKALTTRSGNTVILDDSNGSINVKDPSGNVVTLNGDGTVTIYAPNTLTLVSKDININAGNSINLTSSPAKDGGGEGIINMTAKKSIAVAAQDEGITTNAKKDISFTSETESIKLSASAKDITFDAAAGKLSSSSKQAEISSTDKMHLNGGSIAHIVAGDVEINQS; from the coding sequence ATGGAAAAGAAACTTAAAGTAGATATCAATATTGAAGGTACGCAGATCACGCACTTCTCTACCTTTAATCTTGATCAGCGTTTTAACGAACATCATACTTTTCAGCTCAGGTTTAACCATGATATGGTTGAAGAGTATAACGCCGTTACGCTCGAAAACTCGAAGGATTTTATCGGTAAAAATATTACCGTTCAGTTTGGCACCGCCGATAGCGGTGAGAACAAGTTTAGCGGGATAGTTACCAAAGTAGAGCTGGCCCAAAGCCACGGTTTCCATGGTGATATCCTGGTGAGCGGTTTTAGCCCGACTATATTGATAGACCGCGGCCCGGATCTGGGCTCCTACCTTAACAAAAACCTGAGCAGCATTATCGGCCTGGCAACGCAGGATGCACCTGCCAATGATCTTAATCTTAATATAAAACCAACCAATACATCGCCCATCGATTATATTATCCAATACCGCGAAAGTGATTTTGAATTCATCAACCGTCTTTCGGCCGAGTACTTTGAGTGGTTTTATTATGATGGTGCCAAACTCAACTTCGGCAAGCCCGATAAGCAGGAAGAAGTAGGACTGGTTTACGGTCGCGATTTGCACAGTTTACAATACGCCATGCAGATAGCGCCATTAAAACATAATAAGTTTGCCTACAACCCTAAGCAGGATGAGGTACTTTCGTCGCAACCCCAGGGCTCATCAGGCGGCACACCCGATCTGGCGCATGCCATCAACGCTTCAAACAAAGTATTCAGTAAGGTATATAATGAGCCTGTTAATGTACGTGTAAACAACAAAAAAGAGATTGAAGATTTTGTAAATAACCAGCAAAAAGCCCTGATATCCGAGCTGGTAACCATAGTTGGCAGCGGCGACAACCCAATGGTTGGCCTGGGCAAAACGCTTAACGTAAGCATGAGCGTACGCGGTACCGGGGCTTTTGAACTGCAGGATTTTGGCAAGTTCCTGGTAACGGCGGTTTATCACCAGGTAGATGGCGTTGGCCATTATCAAAACACTTTTGAAGGGGTTACTTCGGATACTGAACGGATCCCGGTAGAGGCTGCCGAAAAACCCAACCCTGATATGCAGCTGGCCGATGTAATTGACAATGCCGACCCGGATGGCCACGGCCGCATTAAAGTGAAATTTAAATGGCAATGCACATCAAATGATGTTACCGAATGGCTAAGGGTTGTGGCACCCGATGCAGGCAGTTCTGACAAAGTAAATAAAAACCGCGGCTTCGTATTTATCCCCGAAGTAGGCGACCAGGTGCTGGTGGCCTTTGAAGAAGGCAATATAGCAAGGCCAATTGTTATAGGCAGCATGTTTAGCGGCAAAACCGGCAGCGGCGGTAATCAAACCAATAAAACCAAAGCGCTCACTACCCGAAGCGGCAACACGGTGATACTTGATGATAGCAATGGCAGCATCAACGTAAAAGATCCCAGCGGAAACGTGGTTACCCTTAACGGCGATGGTACGGTGACCATCTACGCGCCAAATACGCTTACACTGGTATCCAAAGATATTAATATCAACGCGGGTAACAGCATCAACCTTACATCATCGCCGGCTAAAGATGGCGGGGGAGAGGGCATCATCAACATGACTGCCAAAAAATCGATAGCGGTAGCAGCGCAGGACGAAGGTATTACAACAAACGCCAAAAAAGATATATCCTTTACCAGTGAAACTGAAAGTATCAAACTGTCCGCATCGGCAAAAGATATAACTTTTGATGCCGCCGCCGGGAAATTATCATCGAGCAGTAAACAAGCCGAGATCAGTTCGACTGATAAAATGCATTTAAACGGTGGCAGCATAGCCCATATCGTGGCCGGCGATGTTGAAATTAATCAATCCTGA
- a CDS encoding PAAR-like protein translates to MSKKYIPNNSCLKCDKGSAPVRLKVTHHNNTKIYGEFLASEADMVPGENILPMGRCSVTGGACKFDPVYWDKTNKGVKVNGYKLLFEDANLLCKQGGKISVDFNAPEGGSLASTLVTGAGAGTFNYGSYSNTLDILQRGTIYDVENGKLSLVRPNSPTDYRRHGNYGEMKDNVYHRQEGFRDVRSEHPTIDIDKPTASGIDGAYARNSGYKVTDGKYNTASLQNTTTGRELSERWTRNHIDNNGAINPADEAGVRLANTDGSLNREVIRVRPDGSMQSETINSNGFKATRGQSEALEIRTSRAGSFMNGVRSSMRNSRALTALSESNFSQAVRGSRFATGANDGLFRASQFIARTPALSVAGKVAGRGLIVVGIAMDALSIYSAYEEEGGFGKKTKEAVGSAAGGLAGGIAGAEIGALIGTAICPGIGTVVGGVVGGIIGGLAGSGIGKSIAGWFS, encoded by the coding sequence ATGTCAAAAAAATATATTCCAAACAATAGCTGCCTTAAATGCGATAAAGGGTCTGCCCCGGTGCGGTTGAAGGTAACACATCATAATAATACCAAAATTTATGGCGAGTTTTTGGCCAGCGAGGCCGATATGGTGCCGGGCGAAAATATTTTACCTATGGGCAGATGCTCGGTAACGGGCGGCGCCTGTAAGTTTGATCCTGTTTATTGGGATAAGACCAATAAAGGCGTTAAGGTTAACGGCTATAAATTATTGTTTGAAGATGCCAACCTGCTTTGCAAACAAGGCGGCAAAATAAGTGTTGATTTTAACGCGCCCGAGGGTGGGAGCCTTGCCTCAACCCTGGTAACGGGTGCAGGAGCAGGCACGTTTAACTATGGCTCGTACAGCAATACGCTTGATATATTGCAACGTGGCACTATTTACGATGTTGAAAATGGCAAACTGAGCCTGGTGCGCCCAAACAGCCCTACTGATTACCGCAGGCACGGTAACTACGGCGAAATGAAAGACAACGTTTATCACCGCCAGGAGGGTTTTCGTGATGTTAGAAGCGAACACCCTACTATTGATATTGATAAACCTACGGCCTCGGGTATTGACGGGGCATATGCCAGGAACAGCGGGTATAAAGTTACAGATGGCAAATACAACACGGCATCGTTACAAAATACCACTACCGGGCGCGAATTAAGTGAAAGATGGACGCGAAACCACATTGATAACAACGGCGCCATTAACCCGGCCGATGAGGCCGGGGTTAGGTTGGCAAACACTGATGGCAGCCTGAACCGCGAGGTGATCAGGGTGAGGCCCGACGGATCGATGCAATCAGAAACTATAAACTCAAACGGATTTAAAGCCACGCGCGGACAAAGCGAAGCGTTGGAGATCAGAACAAGTAGGGCCGGGAGCTTCATGAACGGCGTTAGGTCGTCAATGCGCAACTCGCGTGCGTTAACCGCCCTTTCAGAGTCGAATTTTTCGCAGGCGGTACGCGGCAGCAGGTTTGCTACCGGTGCAAACGATGGCTTATTCAGGGCCAGTCAGTTTATTGCCCGTACGCCGGCTTTAAGCGTTGCGGGTAAAGTTGCCGGGCGGGGGCTTATTGTTGTAGGTATAGCTATGGATGCTTTGAGCATTTACTCGGCTTACGAAGAAGAAGGAGGTTTTGGTAAAAAAACCAAAGAAGCGGTTGGAAGCGCCGCCGGCGGGCTTGCCGGAGGTATAGCGGGCGCGGAAATAGGCGCGCTGATAGGTACGGCTATATGCCCTGGTATTGGTACTGTGGTTGGTGGTGTTGTTGGCGGGATAATAGGAGGGCTGGCCGGAAGCGGTATCGGTAAATCAATAGCGGGATGGTTTTCATAA
- a CDS encoding PoNe immunity protein domain-containing protein codes for MGFFDKLFGGSDTAAAPQTKIRAEYKDAAFFKKMFEKKQSIIKMYQDQNVSLKQQEKFRPINNWVLAMEHLDLVYLNYSAGNDIGICYNEYITAAGYYAEGWDADAFYADMIDMVALGSLLNVPDDVFEPVTNYIRQSDNGSSYPTWTPDALLWYIINTKIPGSGPQPDTLISEAYRDIYDLTKMPKADAEREMKIYLDKWYRLHKDDSWYENHKKESSYKGYWCWEAGAVTKILGLDDSGYANHPHYPYDMVHWSV; via the coding sequence ATGGGTTTTTTTGATAAATTATTTGGCGGAAGCGACACTGCAGCTGCACCGCAAACCAAAATAAGAGCAGAATATAAAGACGCGGCTTTTTTTAAAAAAATGTTTGAAAAAAAGCAGTCGATCATAAAGATGTACCAGGATCAGAATGTGAGTCTGAAACAGCAGGAAAAATTTCGCCCGATAAACAACTGGGTGTTGGCTATGGAACATCTCGACCTGGTTTACCTGAATTATTCTGCCGGTAATGATATAGGTATCTGCTACAACGAATATATAACAGCTGCCGGGTATTACGCTGAAGGCTGGGATGCCGACGCTTTTTATGCCGATATGATTGATATGGTAGCATTAGGCAGCCTGCTTAATGTACCGGATGATGTATTTGAACCGGTTACTAATTACATCCGCCAGTCAGATAACGGTTCAAGCTACCCTACCTGGACGCCCGATGCCCTGCTGTGGTACATCATCAACACAAAAATACCCGGAAGCGGCCCGCAACCCGATACATTGATCAGCGAAGCTTACAGGGATATTTACGATTTGACTAAAATGCCCAAAGCTGATGCCGAACGCGAAATGAAAATATACCTTGATAAATGGTACAGGTTGCATAAAGATGACTCCTGGTACGAAAACCATAAAAAAGAGAGTTCATATAAAGGTTACTGGTGCTGGGAAGCGGGTGCGGTAACCAAAATTTTAGGCCTTGATGATAGCGGTTACGCCAATCATCCGCATTATCCTTATGATATGGTGCATTGGTCGGTCTAA